Proteins encoded by one window of Desulfovibrio ferrophilus:
- a CDS encoding ATP-binding protein — protein sequence MSPSMNTKTIKEIVVISGKGGTGKTSVTAALASLGPQKVLADCDVDAADLHLVLAPKNIRTEDFVAGERAFINTDSCVDCGLCLEHCRYGAVSEDFQIIPENCEGCGVCAFVCPEDAAVMLPRTCGVWHVAETRFGSMVHARLGIAEENSGKLVTTVRKTARELAEAQGASLILTDGPPGIGCPVIASLGGANLAIAVAEPTTSALHDLKRVFGLTKHFDIPLMVIINKSGINEETAKVIRDYCKDNGVEVAGTLPYDKAFTQAQINAMSVVEYDPEGRGKDLAAIWERIQTRLNQQDQ from the coding sequence ATGAGCCCGAGCATGAATACCAAGACCATCAAGGAAATCGTCGTCATCAGCGGCAAGGGCGGCACGGGCAAAACTTCCGTGACCGCGGCCCTGGCCTCGCTGGGTCCTCAGAAAGTCCTGGCCGACTGCGATGTGGATGCTGCGGACCTGCACCTGGTGCTGGCCCCGAAGAATATTCGCACCGAAGACTTCGTCGCTGGCGAACGAGCCTTCATCAATACTGACAGTTGTGTGGATTGCGGACTGTGCCTTGAGCACTGCCGCTACGGTGCGGTCTCGGAGGATTTCCAGATTATCCCCGAAAACTGCGAAGGCTGCGGCGTATGCGCCTTTGTCTGCCCCGAAGATGCAGCGGTGATGCTACCGCGCACCTGCGGAGTCTGGCATGTTGCAGAAACCCGCTTCGGTTCCATGGTCCATGCCCGCCTCGGCATCGCCGAAGAGAACTCTGGCAAACTGGTAACCACGGTGCGCAAGACTGCCCGTGAATTGGCCGAAGCCCAGGGCGCCTCCCTGATTCTCACTGATGGCCCTCCGGGCATCGGGTGCCCGGTCATCGCCTCACTGGGTGGAGCCAACCTGGCCATAGCCGTGGCCGAACCCACAACCAGTGCCCTGCACGACCTCAAACGAGTCTTTGGCCTGACGAAACACTTTGACATTCCCTTGATGGTGATTATCAACAAATCCGGCATCAACGAAGAAACCGCCAAGGTCATCCGGGACTACTGCAAGGACAACGGCGTTGAGGTAGCGGGAACGCTGCCGTACGACAAAGCCTTCACTCAGGCCCAGATCAACGCCATGTCTGTCGTAGAATACGACCCCGAAGGCCGGGGCAAGGACCTCGCCGCCATTTGGGAACGCATCCAAACGCGACTGAACCAACAAGACCAGTAA
- a CDS encoding iron-sulfur cluster carrier protein MrpORP translates to MSHECGNCSGNDGSCSPDSCGTNPQDEKIKNTLSKIKRKLVVMSGKGGVGKSTVATNIAVALSMAGMKVGLLDVDVHGPSVPRLLSLSDAKPHMERDCMEPVPYSDNLYVMSLGFLLPSKNDAVIWRGPVKIGLIRQFISDVVWGELDYLIVDCPPGTGDEPLSALQELGSDAQAVIVTTPQGVAIDDVRRSVTFCDQVGNKVFGIVENMSGFTCSKCGHVEDIFNSGGGEALAKEMNVNFLGRIPLDPAVARSGDEGYSILKLGEHTPTSEAMNRIIKPMLGMAERLQELVAPGAASIKAEPVISSNGESVIAIPVAGGQLCQHFGHCDVFTFITVDNETKTIKSSEDRTPPPHEPGVLPNWLADQGAHLIIAGGMGSRAQSLFTERGLKVLVGATPAPAEDVVKSYLAGGLTLGQNICDH, encoded by the coding sequence ATGAGCCACGAATGCGGAAACTGCTCCGGCAACGACGGGAGCTGCTCCCCCGATAGCTGCGGAACCAATCCCCAGGACGAGAAGATCAAAAATACCCTGTCCAAGATCAAGCGCAAGCTGGTCGTCATGTCGGGCAAGGGTGGCGTGGGCAAATCCACGGTGGCCACCAACATCGCCGTGGCCCTGTCCATGGCGGGCATGAAGGTCGGTCTGTTGGACGTTGACGTCCACGGCCCCAGCGTACCGCGTCTGTTGTCCCTGTCCGACGCCAAGCCGCACATGGAACGCGACTGCATGGAGCCGGTGCCCTATTCCGACAATCTCTATGTCATGTCCCTCGGATTCCTGCTGCCCAGCAAGAACGACGCAGTCATCTGGCGCGGTCCCGTAAAAATCGGTCTGATCCGTCAGTTCATCTCCGACGTGGTCTGGGGCGAGTTGGATTACCTGATCGTCGACTGCCCTCCGGGAACCGGCGACGAGCCTCTGTCCGCCTTGCAGGAGCTTGGTTCGGATGCCCAGGCCGTCATCGTCACCACCCCGCAGGGCGTGGCCATTGACGACGTACGTCGTTCCGTGACCTTCTGCGATCAGGTGGGTAACAAGGTCTTCGGCATCGTGGAAAACATGAGTGGTTTCACCTGCTCCAAATGCGGCCACGTGGAAGACATCTTCAATTCCGGCGGCGGCGAAGCCCTGGCCAAGGAAATGAACGTCAACTTCCTGGGGCGCATCCCTCTGGACCCGGCCGTGGCTCGCTCCGGTGACGAAGGCTACTCCATTCTGAAGTTGGGTGAGCACACTCCAACTTCAGAAGCCATGAATCGCATCATCAAGCCCATGCTGGGCATGGCCGAACGTCTACAGGAACTCGTGGCCCCAGGTGCTGCGAGTATCAAGGCCGAGCCTGTCATCTCCAGTAACGGAGAATCCGTCATCGCCATCCCCGTGGCCGGAGGCCAGTTGTGCCAGCACTTCGGGCACTGCGACGTGTTCACCTTCATCACTGTGGACAACGAGACCAAGACCATCAAGTCTTCCGAGGATCGTACCCCACCGCCGCACGAGCCGGGCGTACTGCCCAACTGGCTCGCGGACCAGGGCGCTCATCTCATTATCGCAGGTGGCATGGGCTCGCGTGCCCAGTCCCTATTCACCGAACGCGGCCTCAAGGTACTTGTGGGCGCCACCCCGGCTCCGGCCGAAGACGTGGTGAAATCCTACCTCGCTGGCGGTTTGACGCTGGGTCAGAACATCTGCGATCACTAG
- the sppA gene encoding signal peptide peptidase SppA produces MFRSHCIVLIVLILLTSGCAINVETFRDYDEPLEEIVLQGEGDAKVLVIPVRGIVSTSPHEGLVSRRPSLVQEVVSHLSRAADDPQIKAVVLQIDSPGGTVVASEILYNELMRWRERTGAKIVALQMSVAASGGYMTSLAGDAIVAHPSTITGSIGTVFISPNVAGLMDKIGVSAEVYKSGKHKDIGSPLRASTDEERRIMQGMINEMNSRFLALVTERRGLDQAALEDVADARVLTAGQALKLGLIDRVGYVHEALEEAMRLAELPEDARVVVYRRTHFAEDNLYNTATSDYQGRTPALIDLGLPALPGVGVSGFCHLWAPEFD; encoded by the coding sequence ATGTTCCGTTCTCACTGCATAGTGTTGATCGTCTTGATCCTGCTGACCTCAGGGTGCGCCATTAATGTGGAAACCTTCCGCGATTATGATGAACCGTTGGAAGAAATCGTGCTGCAGGGAGAGGGAGACGCCAAGGTGCTGGTCATCCCCGTGCGCGGGATCGTGTCCACCAGTCCTCATGAAGGTCTGGTGTCACGGCGGCCCAGCTTGGTTCAGGAGGTCGTTTCGCATCTTTCCCGTGCTGCGGATGATCCACAGATCAAAGCCGTTGTCTTGCAGATCGACAGCCCGGGCGGCACCGTGGTCGCTAGTGAGATTCTGTATAACGAGCTCATGCGCTGGCGTGAGCGGACCGGGGCCAAGATTGTGGCTCTACAGATGAGTGTGGCTGCCAGTGGCGGGTACATGACCTCTCTAGCAGGAGATGCGATCGTGGCACACCCCTCTACCATTACCGGCTCCATCGGGACTGTGTTCATCTCACCCAACGTGGCGGGGCTGATGGACAAGATAGGTGTTTCAGCCGAGGTCTACAAGTCCGGGAAGCATAAGGATATCGGATCTCCCTTGCGCGCTTCCACGGATGAAGAGCGACGCATCATGCAGGGCATGATCAATGAAATGAATAGCCGTTTTCTGGCGCTGGTTACCGAGCGTAGAGGGCTTGACCAAGCGGCCTTGGAAGATGTAGCCGATGCGCGGGTACTGACGGCGGGTCAGGCCTTGAAACTGGGCCTGATCGACCGCGTAGGCTATGTGCACGAGGCGCTGGAAGAAGCCATGCGCCTGGCAGAACTGCCCGAGGATGCACGTGTGGTTGTGTACCGGCGAACACATTTTGCCGAGGATAACCTGTACAACACGGCAACCAGTGACTATCAAGGGCGCACCCCTGCTTTGATTGATTTGGGGTTGCCAGCTTTGCCTGGGGTCGGTGTCTCCGGTTTTTGCCATCTGTGGGCACCGGAATTCGACTGA